In one window of Sandaracinaceae bacterium DNA:
- the mutM gene encoding bifunctional DNA-formamidopyrimidine glycosylase/DNA-(apurinic or apyrimidinic site) lyase, with protein sequence MPELPEVETVARLIAPRVTGRTIVSTEAGWLRSLGGPSLRDFDRSVRGATITRVGRRAKYIVLELTRTETHGVVKPAGALLVHLRMSGRLYVEPSATPLGPYTRVALGLSDEHTLRFDDVRKFGRFTFHGGPRVTLAHLGPEPLEDDFTAAWLSQALAGRQRQLKPLLLDQEFVAGLGNIYVDEALHEAKLHPLLPADRVTKAQAAKLVTAIRMILNEAIAREGSSFDTFYRTPEGQPGSYQDQFRVYGRDGRACRRCAATVQKFVVGQRGTHICPRCQASTPARSADERRDHCQHGREERPQKPVDQVGDSAARRPRGAVGDGRVRLPARHRSCAHGRHGARPARAHRVGAGARHARGLGRAGHVHRDRRDGALQQAHRAGGVCAGQCGRHGLRLLLGALSRA encoded by the coding sequence ATGCCCGAGCTCCCCGAAGTCGAGACCGTCGCGCGCTTGATCGCCCCGCGTGTGACGGGCCGCACCATCGTCTCTACCGAGGCGGGCTGGCTGCGCTCCCTGGGCGGGCCGAGCCTGCGGGACTTCGACCGCAGCGTGCGCGGAGCCACCATCACGCGCGTGGGTCGCCGGGCCAAGTACATCGTGCTCGAGCTCACGCGCACGGAGACGCATGGCGTGGTGAAGCCTGCCGGCGCGCTGCTGGTGCACCTGCGCATGAGCGGGCGCCTGTACGTGGAGCCCAGCGCCACGCCGCTCGGGCCCTACACGCGCGTGGCCCTGGGCCTCAGCGACGAGCACACGCTGCGCTTCGACGACGTGCGCAAGTTCGGGCGCTTCACCTTCCACGGAGGACCCCGCGTGACGCTCGCGCACCTGGGACCGGAGCCCTTGGAAGACGACTTCACGGCGGCGTGGCTGTCCCAGGCGCTGGCCGGGAGACAGCGTCAGCTGAAGCCCCTGCTGTTGGACCAAGAGTTCGTGGCGGGCCTCGGCAACATCTACGTGGACGAGGCCCTGCACGAGGCAAAGCTTCACCCGCTCCTGCCCGCTGACCGCGTGACCAAGGCGCAGGCGGCCAAGCTGGTCACCGCCATACGCATGATCCTGAATGAGGCCATCGCGCGCGAGGGCTCCAGCTTCGACACGTTCTACCGCACGCCCGAGGGTCAGCCGGGCAGCTACCAAGACCAGTTCCGTGTCTACGGCCGCGACGGGCGCGCGTGCCGCCGCTGCGCTGCCACCGTGCAGAAGTTCGTGGTGGGCCAGCGGGGCACGCACATCTGCCCACGCTGTCAGGCGAGCACCCCCGCGAGGTCCGCCGATGAGCGACGAGACCACTGCCAGCACGGACGCGAAGAGCGCCCCCAAAAGCCAGTCGATCAAGTGGGTGATTCTGCTGCTCGTCGTCCCCGGGGTGCTGTGGGTGACGGGCGCGTTCGACTACCTGCGCGACACCGATCGTGTGCGCACGGACGTCACGGCGCTCGGCCCGCTCGCGCCCATCGCGTGGGTGCTGGTGCACGCCACGCTCGAGGGCTTGGGCGTGCCGGCCACGTTCATCGTGATCGCCGCGATGGTGCTCTTCAGCAAGCCCATCGCGCTGGTGGTGTGTGTGCTGGGCAGTGCGGGCGGCATGGCCTTCGGCTTCTGCTTGGCGCGCTATCTCGCGCGTGA
- a CDS encoding VTT domain-containing protein: MVLFSKPIALVVCVLGSAGGMAFGFCLARYLARDWVSARVPERFQKWESRVSENAFLVSLAMRSVLFLAPGPAYVMGLSRARFFPCLLGGVDRLHSRPLAHGVLGS, translated from the coding sequence ATGGTGCTCTTCAGCAAGCCCATCGCGCTGGTGGTGTGTGTGCTGGGCAGTGCGGGCGGCATGGCCTTCGGCTTCTGCTTGGCGCGCTATCTCGCGCGTGACTGGGTGAGCGCGCGTGTGCCCGAGCGCTTCCAAAAGTGGGAGTCGCGCGTCAGCGAGAACGCGTTCCTCGTCTCCCTCGCCATGCGGTCGGTCCTGTTCCTCGCGCCGGGCCCCGCCTACGTCATGGGGCTGTCCCGCGCGCGTTTTTTTCCGTGCCTGCTCGGGGGCGTTGATCGGCTGCATTCCCGGCCTCTGGCTCATGGTGTACTGGGGTCCTGA